ATGGTCGGGATGCGGCTGCGGCCTGGATGAGGGCCACTACCGATGCGGGCCGAGAAATTCCTCGCCCCGGAGAGTTGCCCAACGGTCGGTTTATCGCACGCATTCCGCGCAGCTTAAACACAAGACTCACTGCGCGCGCCAAGCAGGAAGGCGTGAGTATGAGTGCGCTGGTTTCTGCCATTCTCGCCGAGAACCTCGGCCGCAGAGAAAGCGCGGGGCTGTGAGTTGAAGACCCATCGGCAGCGCGGCCCAGTGCAGACCACCAAGACCAGCGTGCATGGTGCCATTAACATGCTCAGACCTTATTGGGAAGTCATCGATACACAACATTGATTCAACGGGGGAGAGGACGTTGGAACATATGAAAGCCCATACCATTACCCATATCTCCCCGCCCCAGCGTCGTCCGGGGCTGGACACAGCTCCCGAGTTCTGCTGAGATGCCCTTTCATCTTCAGCAAGGGGACGGGAGACCATGGACCAAGCGATTCCAAGCCGTTTATGTGGGCGCCCTTTCAACGAGACCGACTTAGCGCGCATTCGCCAGGAGATCGCGCTGGCGCAGCCGCCGCTGCGCGCGGAGATCGCTCGGCGGGTGTGCCGCGCGCTGGAGTGGACCGATATCCAAGGCCGCCCCAAGCTCATGAGTGCCCGGGTGGGACTGCTGCGGTTGCATCGTGCCGGGCTCATTGTGCTGCCGCCACCGACCTGCGGCAATGGCAATGGGCGGCGCTTCGTCCCGCGCCCCGAGTCCCGGCCCGAACCGATCCCAGTGTCCGTCCCGCTGCGCGCGCTCAGCGGCTTGCGCCTGGCGCGCGTTGATGATCGAAGGGCCTCGCAATTATGGAACGGCCTGATCGAGCGCTACCACTACCTCGGCTACAGTCCCCTGCCTGGTGCGCAGCTGCGCTACCTGATCCAGTGGGATGGCGGTCTGCTCGGCGCCATCGGCTTTGGCGCGGCGGCCTGGAAAGTCGCTGCCCGCGACCGCTGGATTGGCTGGACGCCCGCGCAGCGCCAAGCACACCTGGGACGGGTGCTCAACAACGCCCGCTTCCTCATCCTGCCCTGGGTGCAGGTCAAACACCTCGCCTCCAAGGTGCTGTCCTTGGCCGCGCGGCAAGTCAGTGTCGACTTTCCCGCCCGCTATGGCGAGCGTCTGGTGCTGCTGGAGACCTTTGTCGAGACCCCACGCTTTGCCGGGACCTGTTACCGTGCCGCCAACTGGCACGACTTGGGCGAAACCACCGGGCGCGGCAAGTGCGACCGCACCCATCGGGCCGCGCTGCCGCGCAAGGCGATCTATGTCTACCCGCTGGCGGCGGACTTCCGCGCCGCCCTGGGGGTGGTGGCATGATCGCGCTGGCCTCTGAACTGCAGGACATCTCTCTGGGCGACAAGCGCCTGAATCATCGCGCCCAACAGGTGCTTGAAACCCTCGGCGCCAAGCCGACACAAAGTATTCCCGGGGCTTGCAACGGTTGGTATGAGACCCGGGCCGCCTATCGCTTTTTCGATCATCCCACGGTCACCGCCGAGCAGATCCTCGCACCCCATTTTGCTTGTACCGAAGAACGTCTGCGCGAGCATCCGCGGGTGCTGTGTATCCAAGATACCAGCGAGCTGGACTATACAACCAAAAAAGGCATTGTCGGTCTTGGGCCACTGAACTTTGAGAGCCGCTATGGGATGTACATCCATCCCACCTTGGCGGTCACGCCCGAGCGCCTCGCGCTGGGGCTGCTGGATTTGCACACTTTTGTGCGCGAGCCCGGTAGCCTGGGCCAGGACAAAGACTCGCGCCGCCCACTGGAGGAGAAAGAAAGCGTGCGCTGGGTCGATGGCTACGCGCGCGTCAATGCGCTGGCCGAGGAACTGAGCGACACGCGCTTGACCTATGTTGCCGATCGCGAGGGCGACATCTACGACCTGTTTGTTGAAGCGCCCATCCCCGAGAACAGCGCCGATTGGCTGGTACGGGTGCAGCATCGCGACCGCTGCTTGGCCGATGGCAGAA
Above is a genomic segment from Thiorhodovibrio litoralis containing:
- a CDS encoding type II toxin-antitoxin system HicB family antitoxin; translated protein: MAANVDYPFELRPLENNEGGGWLIVYPDLPGCMSDGETPEEAIANGRDAAAAWMRATTDAGREIPRPGELPNGRFIARIPRSLNTRLTARAKQEGVSMSALVSAILAENLGRRESAGL
- a CDS encoding DUF4338 domain-containing protein → MDQAIPSRLCGRPFNETDLARIRQEIALAQPPLRAEIARRVCRALEWTDIQGRPKLMSARVGLLRLHRAGLIVLPPPTCGNGNGRRFVPRPESRPEPIPVSVPLRALSGLRLARVDDRRASQLWNGLIERYHYLGYSPLPGAQLRYLIQWDGGLLGAIGFGAAAWKVAARDRWIGWTPAQRQAHLGRVLNNARFLILPWVQVKHLASKVLSLAARQVSVDFPARYGERLVLLETFVETPRFAGTCYRAANWHDLGETTGRGKCDRTHRAALPRKAIYVYPLAADFRAALGVVA